One segment of Streptomyces sp. YIM 121038 DNA contains the following:
- a CDS encoding UDP-N-acetylglucosamine--N-acetylmuramyl-(pentapeptide) pyrophosphoryl-undecaprenol N-acetylglucosamine transferase, translating to MKPTVTSVTVPRPPGPLSVVIGAGGTGGHIYPGLALADALRRAVPDAVVSFVGTERGLETRLIPEAGYRLHTVDMIPFDPALGAKRYLLPAALLKSGAQCRAILREQGAHVAVGMGGYPSAPVIVGARMAGLPSLIHESNAVPGRANRFAARLTPHIAVAFDRSRAHLPGGHRAHTTGMPIADALARLDRTALRADARRALGVPDGARLLLFNGGSLGAARLTEAALGLAARWRHRTDVQLLIKTGPAALDETRARLAYDGGDAVARAVPYLDRMDLAYAAADLVVCRAGSATVAELASTGVPAVLVPYPHAPGDHQTHNARVLSDAGAGLLLPDAEVTADRLAALTGPLLDSPARLAAMSGAADPGPHARAADLLAARVLDLAHGAGSAHHPSTHWENAA from the coding sequence ATGAAGCCAACCGTCACCTCCGTCACCGTGCCAAGGCCGCCCGGGCCCCTGTCCGTCGTGATCGGCGCGGGCGGCACCGGCGGGCACATCTACCCGGGCCTCGCCCTCGCCGACGCCCTGCGCCGGGCCGTGCCGGACGCCGTGGTCTCGTTCGTGGGCACCGAGCGGGGCCTGGAGACCCGGCTCATCCCCGAGGCCGGGTACCGCCTGCACACCGTCGACATGATCCCCTTCGACCCCGCGCTCGGGGCGAAGCGCTATCTGCTGCCCGCGGCCCTCCTGAAGTCCGGCGCCCAGTGCCGGGCCATCCTGCGCGAGCAGGGCGCCCACGTCGCCGTCGGCATGGGCGGCTACCCGAGCGCCCCCGTCATCGTCGGCGCCCGGATGGCGGGGCTGCCCAGCCTCATCCACGAGTCCAACGCCGTCCCCGGCCGCGCCAACCGCTTCGCCGCGCGCCTCACCCCGCACATCGCCGTCGCCTTCGACCGCAGCCGCGCCCATCTGCCCGGCGGCCACCGCGCCCACACCACCGGCATGCCCATCGCCGACGCCCTGGCCCGCCTGGACAGGACCGCGCTGCGCGCCGACGCCCGCCGCGCCCTCGGGGTGCCGGACGGGGCGCGGCTGCTCCTCTTCAACGGCGGCAGCCTGGGCGCCGCCCGCCTCACCGAAGCGGCGCTCGGACTCGCCGCCCGCTGGCGCCACCGCACCGACGTCCAGCTGCTGATCAAGACCGGGCCCGCCGCGCTCGACGAGACACGGGCCCGGCTCGCGTACGACGGCGGCGACGCCGTGGCCCGCGCCGTGCCCTATCTGGACCGGATGGACCTCGCGTACGCCGCCGCCGACCTGGTGGTGTGCCGCGCGGGTTCGGCGACCGTCGCCGAGCTGGCCAGCACCGGGGTGCCCGCCGTCCTCGTGCCCTATCCGCACGCGCCCGGCGACCACCAGACCCACAACGCGCGCGTCCTGTCCGACGCGGGCGCGGGCCTCCTGCTGCCCGACGCGGAGGTGACCGCCGACCGACTCGCCGCGCTCACCGGGCCGCTCCTCGACTCCCCGGCACGGCTCGCCGCCATGAGCGGAGCCGCCGACCCGGGGCCGCACGCCCGCGCCGCCGACCTGCTCGCGGCGCGCGTCCTCGACCTCGCCCACGGGGCCGGGTCCGCCCACCACCCCTCCACCCACTGGGAGAACGCCGCATGA
- a CDS encoding GDP-mannose 4,6-dehydratase, which produces MTTSTPLSSFDWSDRTVLVTGAEGFIGSTLVDLLLERGARVRAFVHYKPYGEKGNLAHLLGDPRVEFLAGDVRDPGRVSDAVAGCDTVFHLAALIGIPYSYDSPGAYVQTNVVGTENVAEACRRHAVRRLVHTSTSEVYGTARAVPISESHPLQPQSPYSASKIGADMAVLSHWHAFELPVAVVRPFNTYGPRQSARAVIPTILAQLHSGAREIKLGSLTPTRDFTYVTDTARGFLAVAESERALGHVVNLGVGREISIGELADALVAASGRAARVVVDPARLRPAGSEVERLVSDNSRAREWAGWTPEVSLKEGLRRTSAWVEANLSLFAPSRYQV; this is translated from the coding sequence ATGACCACGTCCACTCCGCTGTCCTCCTTCGACTGGAGCGACCGCACCGTCCTCGTCACCGGCGCCGAGGGCTTCATCGGCTCCACCCTCGTCGACCTGCTCCTGGAGCGCGGCGCGCGCGTCCGCGCCTTCGTGCACTACAAGCCGTACGGGGAGAAGGGGAACCTGGCGCATCTGCTGGGCGACCCGAGGGTCGAGTTCCTCGCCGGTGACGTACGCGACCCGGGGCGCGTGTCCGACGCCGTCGCCGGCTGCGACACCGTCTTCCACCTGGCGGCCCTCATCGGCATCCCGTACTCGTACGACTCGCCCGGCGCGTACGTGCAGACGAACGTCGTCGGCACCGAGAACGTCGCGGAGGCCTGCCGCAGGCACGCGGTGCGGCGGCTCGTCCACACGTCCACGAGCGAGGTGTACGGGACCGCGCGGGCGGTGCCGATCAGCGAGAGCCACCCGCTGCAGCCGCAGTCCCCGTACTCCGCCTCGAAGATCGGCGCCGACATGGCGGTGCTCTCGCACTGGCACGCCTTCGAGCTGCCGGTGGCGGTCGTGCGGCCCTTCAACACGTACGGGCCGCGGCAGTCCGCGCGGGCCGTGATCCCCACGATCCTCGCCCAACTGCACTCCGGGGCGCGGGAGATCAAGCTCGGCTCCCTCACGCCGACGCGTGACTTCACGTACGTCACCGACACCGCGCGCGGGTTCCTCGCCGTCGCCGAGAGCGAGCGGGCGCTCGGGCACGTGGTGAACCTCGGGGTCGGGCGGGAGATCTCCATCGGGGAACTGGCGGACGCGCTGGTCGCCGCGAGCGGGCGGGCGGCTCGGGTCGTGGTCGATCCCGCGCGGCTGCGGCCCGCCGGGAGCGAGGTGGAGCGCCTCGTCTCCGACAACTCCCGGGCCCGGGAGTGGGCCGGCTGGACGCCGGAGGTCTCCCTCAAGGAGGGCCTCCGCCGGACCTCGGCCTGGGTCGAGGCCAACCTCTCCCTCTTCGCCCCGTCCCGCTACCAGGTCTGA
- a CDS encoding glycoside hydrolase family 6 protein produces the protein MHRLLRTFTALTAVAAFGLAAGCSSGPGSGDSGGSGKKEAAPPTGAKAASHSFWVDPQSAAARQVRAWAQEGRTRDAEALKRIAEQPMAVWPAGDDPAPDIREATAGAAQEGRTAVLVAYNIPHRDCGQHSAGGAPDAGYYRQWLGSFAAAIGESPALVILEPDAIPHIVDGCTPGQYHEERYQLLSEAIQRLKRQPRVKVYLDAGNPGWIADARKLTQPLRQAGVDAADGVSLNVSNFQSDETTKAYGRTLSGAIGGKHFVMDTSRNGRGPLAGDRQDAWCNPPGRGLGTPPTDRTGDPLLDAYLWIKRPGDSDGPCRGGPAAGQWWPDYALGLVRNAKA, from the coding sequence ATGCACCGGCTGCTCCGTACGTTCACGGCACTCACGGCCGTCGCCGCCTTCGGGCTCGCGGCGGGGTGCTCGTCCGGGCCGGGCTCCGGCGACTCCGGCGGCTCCGGCAAGAAGGAGGCCGCGCCCCCCACGGGCGCGAAGGCGGCGTCGCACTCCTTCTGGGTGGACCCGCAGAGCGCGGCCGCCCGGCAGGTGCGCGCGTGGGCGCAGGAGGGCCGCACCCGGGACGCCGAGGCGCTCAAGCGGATCGCCGAGCAGCCGATGGCGGTGTGGCCCGCGGGCGACGACCCGGCCCCGGACATCCGCGAGGCCACCGCGGGCGCCGCCCAGGAGGGGCGCACGGCCGTGCTCGTGGCGTACAACATCCCGCACCGCGACTGCGGGCAGCACTCCGCGGGCGGCGCCCCCGACGCCGGGTACTACCGGCAGTGGCTCGGCTCCTTCGCCGCCGCCATCGGGGAGAGCCCGGCCCTGGTCATCCTGGAGCCGGACGCGATCCCGCACATCGTGGACGGCTGCACCCCGGGCCAGTACCACGAGGAGCGCTACCAGCTGCTCTCCGAGGCGATCCAGCGGCTCAAGCGGCAGCCGCGCGTCAAGGTCTACCTGGACGCGGGCAACCCCGGCTGGATCGCCGACGCCCGCAAGCTGACGCAGCCGCTGCGGCAGGCGGGCGTCGACGCGGCCGACGGCGTCTCGCTCAACGTCTCCAACTTCCAGAGCGACGAGACCACCAAGGCCTACGGCCGCACGCTGTCCGGGGCGATCGGCGGCAAGCACTTCGTCATGGACACCAGCCGCAACGGCCGGGGCCCGCTCGCGGGCGACCGCCAGGACGCCTGGTGCAACCCGCCGGGCCGCGGCCTCGGCACCCCGCCCACCGACAGGACCGGCGACCCGCTGCTCGACGCCTATCTGTGGATCAAGCGGCCCGGCGACTCCGACGGCCCGTGCCGGGGCGGCCCCGCGGCCGGGCAGTGGTGGCCGGACTACGCGCTCGGGCTCGTCCGCAACGCGAAGGCGTAG
- a CDS encoding response regulator transcription factor: MTAAAGPRGPAAKVLVVDDDPEVRAAVEDALTVEGYLVRGAGDGQQALTAVARWEPGLVVLDVMMPVMDGLAVCRQLRAAGDRTPVLVLTALDAVSDRVDGLDAGADDYLVKPFALDELAARVRALLRRAAAEPGDPGDAGDELAYGDLTLDPRTRTGLRGGRRVEFSRTEATLLELLLRNAGQVLPRELIHEAVWGRDFGPDSNSLAVYVGYLRRKLECGGETRLVHTVHGVGYRLGSP, from the coding sequence GTGACGGCCGCCGCCGGGCCCCGCGGCCCCGCCGCCAAGGTGCTCGTCGTCGACGACGACCCCGAGGTGCGGGCCGCCGTGGAGGACGCGCTCACCGTCGAGGGCTATCTGGTCCGCGGGGCCGGGGACGGCCAGCAGGCGCTGACCGCCGTGGCCCGGTGGGAACCGGGTCTCGTGGTGCTCGACGTGATGATGCCCGTCATGGACGGGCTCGCCGTCTGCCGTCAGCTGCGGGCGGCGGGCGACCGCACCCCGGTCCTTGTCCTGACCGCCCTGGACGCGGTGAGCGACCGGGTCGACGGGCTCGACGCGGGCGCCGACGACTACCTGGTCAAGCCCTTCGCCCTGGACGAGCTCGCGGCCCGGGTGCGCGCGCTCCTGCGCCGCGCGGCGGCCGAGCCGGGCGATCCCGGCGACGCCGGGGACGAGCTGGCGTACGGGGACCTGACCCTGGACCCGCGCACCCGCACCGGCCTGCGCGGCGGGCGCCGCGTCGAGTTCAGCCGCACGGAGGCCACGCTCCTCGAACTCCTGTTGCGCAACGCGGGCCAGGTCCTTCCGCGCGAGCTGATCCACGAGGCGGTGTGGGGGCGCGACTTCGGGCCCGACTCCAACTCCCTCGCGGTGTACGTCGGCTATCTGCGCCGCAAGCTGGAGTGCGGCGGCGAGACCCGGCTCGTGCACACCGTGCACGGCGTCGGCTACCGGCTCGGCTCGCCGTGA
- a CDS encoding HAMP domain-containing sensor histidine kinase — MSAARRARRARRALGARWRRRRPLRTRLAVAASAAVALVAICVCTASFFVLRYKLYQQLDQNLAQSATLAAQQHRAEDRDYGVLAGECRYLGAPACAQVVPAAAAEDPEKPYLLPVNRSTRQVAAGELPAYYSNFTLPNGKPGRMLTTPHGKGSAVQVALRADIAERGVRQTAAILSAVGGAGILLSALGGYWVSRTGLAPVARLTATAERIAATRDARHRIELPPGPPGREDEVTRLAATFNTMLAELEESVAARRRLVADASHELRTPLTALRTNAELLARADLLNEAQRDRASGALARQLREVTGLVNDLIELARDEEPRPLLEDVALVPLVAHVVAAAREHWPGVAFTLDVAPDAAVLVLPGVPARLARLVTNLLDNAAKFSPPGGLVEVSLSARELTVRDHGPGIAEEDLPHVFDRFYRAEKARALPGSGLGLAMARQIAHAHGADLHAEAAPGGGARFRLTWP; from the coding sequence GTGAGCGCGGCCCGGCGCGCCCGCCGTGCCCGCCGCGCCCTCGGGGCCCGCTGGCGGCGGCGCCGTCCGCTGCGCACCCGGCTCGCGGTGGCCGCGTCCGCCGCGGTGGCGCTGGTCGCGATCTGTGTGTGCACCGCGTCGTTCTTCGTACTCCGCTACAAGCTGTACCAGCAGCTCGACCAGAACCTGGCCCAGTCCGCGACCCTGGCCGCGCAGCAGCACCGCGCCGAGGACCGGGACTACGGCGTGCTCGCGGGCGAGTGCCGCTACCTGGGCGCTCCGGCCTGCGCACAGGTCGTCCCCGCCGCCGCGGCCGAGGACCCGGAGAAGCCGTACCTGCTGCCCGTGAACCGCTCCACGCGCCAGGTCGCGGCGGGCGAACTGCCCGCGTACTACTCGAACTTCACCCTCCCCAACGGCAAGCCGGGGCGCATGCTCACCACCCCCCACGGCAAGGGCTCCGCCGTACAGGTGGCCCTGCGCGCCGACATCGCCGAGCGCGGGGTGCGGCAGACCGCCGCGATCCTGTCCGCGGTGGGCGGCGCGGGCATCCTGCTCTCGGCGCTCGGCGGCTACTGGGTCTCGCGGACCGGCCTCGCGCCCGTCGCCCGGCTCACCGCGACCGCCGAGCGCATCGCGGCGACCCGGGACGCCCGGCACCGCATCGAGCTGCCGCCGGGGCCGCCGGGCCGCGAGGACGAGGTGACGCGCCTGGCCGCCACGTTCAACACGATGCTCGCCGAGCTGGAGGAGTCCGTCGCGGCCCGCCGCCGCCTCGTCGCCGACGCCTCGCACGAGCTGCGCACCCCGCTCACCGCGCTGCGCACGAACGCCGAACTGCTGGCCCGGGCCGATCTCCTGAACGAGGCCCAGCGGGACCGGGCCTCGGGCGCGCTCGCCCGGCAGCTGCGCGAGGTGACCGGGCTCGTCAACGACCTCATCGAGCTGGCCCGGGACGAGGAGCCGCGGCCGCTCCTGGAGGACGTGGCGCTCGTACCGCTCGTCGCGCACGTGGTGGCGGCCGCGCGGGAGCACTGGCCGGGCGTCGCCTTCACCCTTGACGTCGCGCCCGACGCGGCGGTCCTGGTCCTTCCGGGCGTGCCCGCGCGGCTCGCCCGGCTCGTCACCAACCTCCTGGACAACGCCGCCAAGTTCAGCCCTCCCGGCGGGCTGGTGGAGGTGTCGCTCTCGGCCCGCGAGCTGACGGTGCGCGACCACGGGCCCGGCATCGCCGAGGAGGACCTCCCCCACGTCTTCGACCGCTTCTACCGCGCCGAGAAGGCCCGCGCCCTGCCCGGCTCCGGCCTCGGCCTGGCCATGGCCCGCCAGATCGCCCACGCCCACGGCGCGGACCTCCACGCGGAAGCCGCCCCGGGCGGCGGCGCCCGCTTCCGCCTGACGTGGCCGTGA
- a CDS encoding 2-phosphosulfolactate phosphatase has protein sequence MREDLSQAGYGIRFEWGPAGAKQLAPAVSCLVVVDVLSFTTAVSVAVEAGARVFPYAWRDESATAFARQLDASLAVGRRAVTEATPWSLSPAALRRAPFTERLVLPSPNGSAIAAAAGGADVAAGSLRNGSAVGRWLAGQGLGTAERPVGVIAAGERWPDGTLRPAVEDLLGAGAVIAALGEHGGTGLSPEAAAAAAAFASALDVGAAVADSSSGRELADDGFADDVAVATEVDASTQVPVLRHGAFVPA, from the coding sequence ATGCGCGAGGACTTGTCGCAAGCGGGCTACGGCATTCGGTTCGAGTGGGGCCCGGCCGGGGCGAAGCAGCTGGCACCGGCCGTGTCCTGCCTGGTGGTGGTCGACGTGCTGTCCTTCACCACGGCGGTGTCGGTCGCGGTGGAGGCCGGGGCGCGGGTCTTCCCCTACGCGTGGCGGGACGAGAGCGCCACGGCGTTCGCCCGGCAGCTGGACGCCAGCCTGGCGGTGGGGCGGCGGGCGGTCACCGAGGCCACCCCGTGGTCGCTGTCCCCGGCGGCCCTGCGGCGCGCCCCGTTCACCGAGCGCCTGGTGCTGCCGTCCCCCAACGGTTCGGCGATCGCCGCCGCGGCGGGCGGCGCGGACGTGGCCGCCGGGTCGCTGCGCAACGGCTCCGCCGTGGGGCGCTGGCTCGCCGGGCAGGGCCTCGGCACCGCCGAGCGGCCCGTCGGGGTGATCGCGGCGGGCGAGCGGTGGCCCGACGGCACCCTGCGGCCCGCCGTCGAGGACCTGCTCGGCGCGGGCGCGGTGATCGCGGCCCTGGGCGAGCACGGCGGCACCGGGCTCTCGCCGGAGGCCGCCGCGGCCGCGGCGGCGTTCGCCTCGGCCCTGGACGTCGGGGCGGCCGTCGCGGACAGCTCCTCGGGACGGGAGCTGGCCGACGACGGCTTCGCCGACGACGTGGCCGTCGCGACGGAGGTGGACGCGAGCACCCAGGTCCCCGTCCTGCGGCACGGGGCGTTCGTGCCCGCGTGA
- a CDS encoding MarR family transcriptional regulator yields MPKPLSLPFDPIARADELWKQRWGSVPAMGAITSIMRAQQILLAEVDAVVKPYGLTFARYEALVLLSFSKAGELPMSKIGERLMVHPTSVTNTVDRLVRSGLVDKRPNPKDGRGTLASITDKGREVVDEATRELMAMDFGLGVYDAEECGEIFAMLRPLRVAAQDFADE; encoded by the coding sequence GTGCCGAAGCCGCTCAGTCTCCCCTTCGATCCGATCGCCCGCGCCGACGAACTCTGGAAGCAGCGCTGGGGGTCCGTGCCCGCCATGGGCGCGATCACCTCCATCATGCGCGCCCAGCAGATCCTGCTGGCCGAGGTCGACGCGGTCGTCAAGCCGTACGGACTGACCTTCGCGCGCTACGAGGCCCTGGTGCTGCTCTCCTTCTCCAAGGCGGGCGAGCTGCCGATGTCCAAGATCGGCGAGCGCCTCATGGTGCACCCCACCTCCGTCACCAACACCGTCGACCGCCTGGTCCGCTCCGGCCTGGTCGACAAGCGCCCGAACCCCAAGGACGGCCGCGGCACCCTCGCCTCCATCACCGACAAGGGCCGCGAGGTCGTCGACGAGGCCACCCGCGAGCTGATGGCCATGGACTTCGGTCTCGGGGTGTACGACGCCGAGGAGTGCGGCGAGATCTTCGCGATGCTGCGGCCGCTGCGCGTGGCCGCGCAGGACTTCGCGGACGAGTGA
- a CDS encoding DUF3817 domain-containing protein, whose amino-acid sequence MKRSVLTRYRVMAYVTAVMLLILCACMVAKYGFEKGEDLTLVVSQVHGVLYIIYLIFAFDLGSKAKWPFGKLLWILVSGTIPTAAFFVERKVVREVEPLLTDASPVIAKA is encoded by the coding sequence ATGAAACGAAGCGTGCTGACCCGCTACCGGGTGATGGCCTACGTCACCGCCGTCATGCTCCTCATCCTCTGCGCCTGCATGGTGGCGAAGTACGGCTTCGAGAAGGGCGAGGACCTGACGCTCGTCGTCTCGCAGGTCCACGGCGTCCTCTACATCATCTATCTGATCTTCGCCTTCGACCTGGGCTCCAAGGCGAAGTGGCCGTTCGGCAAGCTGCTGTGGATCCTGGTGTCCGGCACCATCCCGACGGCGGCGTTCTTCGTCGAGCGCAAGGTCGTGCGCGAGGTGGAGCCGCTGCTCACCGACGCGTCGCCGGTCATCGCCAAGGCGTAA
- a CDS encoding kelch motif-containing protein yields MALRLSKLSQRSKKIAFGAGAGALLIGLNAPAAVSFAEEKYHAYKISRPGYKKKYGSWRQIGIPEEFRTNAIHAALLHTGKVLIVAGSGNEQKKFDAGSFDTILWDPKKNTFKKVPTPVDFFCAGHAQLPDGRLLVAGGTARYELLDGEVERAGGGMRVKNENPDKPVVLKKGTKFRSPSGVEYISKFDVEVPKAKRDFQITYSKSGVMQPWKTKVTASEARVFVEAAQEGREAVTEKSAQYEIEGLTGKEADNTYGIAEKLTMEKQDFQGIKAAYEFDPVAERYVAVEPMDKARWYPTLVGLDDGRVLAVSGLDDVGVIDPGDNEIYDPKTKKWTDGPKRYFPSYPALFLTKGGKLFYPASNAGYGPANKGRKPGLWDLETNTFTKVPGLADLDQTETSASVLLPPAQDQKVMILGGGGVGESDKATRRTAVIDLKEADPSFKTGPRLPQGTRYLNSVIMPDDSVFTTNGSSDYRGRSGSNILKAQFYDPKADGGRGAFRTAAEPTVGRNYHSEALLLPDGRVATFGSDPLFDNEQNTKLGHFEQRMEIFTPPTLHKAGKDRPVLGEGPEALPADGRATFRTPHPEKLASARLMRPSAVTHTTDVEQRSIALGLTKGKGSVTVEVPRGDAALVPPGWYMLFVTDADGASSEAKWVHVK; encoded by the coding sequence ATGGCCCTGCGCCTCTCGAAGCTCTCCCAGCGTTCCAAGAAGATCGCGTTCGGCGCCGGCGCGGGCGCGCTGCTCATCGGCCTCAACGCCCCCGCCGCCGTCTCCTTCGCCGAGGAGAAGTACCACGCGTACAAGATCTCCCGGCCCGGGTACAAGAAGAAGTACGGGTCGTGGCGGCAGATCGGCATTCCCGAGGAGTTCCGTACGAACGCCATCCACGCGGCGCTCCTGCACACCGGCAAGGTGCTGATCGTCGCGGGCTCCGGCAACGAGCAGAAGAAGTTCGACGCCGGGTCCTTCGACACGATCCTGTGGGACCCGAAGAAGAACACCTTCAAGAAGGTGCCGACCCCGGTGGACTTCTTCTGCGCCGGGCACGCCCAGCTGCCCGACGGACGGCTGCTCGTCGCCGGGGGCACCGCCCGCTACGAGCTGCTCGACGGCGAGGTGGAGCGCGCGGGCGGCGGCATGCGCGTGAAGAACGAGAACCCGGACAAGCCCGTCGTCCTGAAGAAGGGCACCAAGTTCCGCTCGCCGTCCGGCGTCGAGTACATCAGCAAGTTCGACGTGGAAGTCCCCAAGGCCAAGCGGGACTTCCAGATCACGTACTCCAAGTCCGGTGTGATGCAGCCCTGGAAGACGAAGGTCACCGCGAGCGAGGCCCGGGTCTTCGTGGAGGCCGCGCAGGAGGGCAGGGAGGCGGTCACCGAGAAGTCCGCGCAGTACGAGATCGAGGGCCTCACCGGCAAGGAGGCCGACAACACGTACGGCATCGCCGAGAAGCTCACCATGGAGAAGCAGGACTTCCAGGGCATCAAGGCGGCGTACGAGTTCGACCCGGTGGCCGAGCGGTACGTGGCCGTGGAGCCGATGGACAAGGCGCGCTGGTACCCGACGCTCGTGGGCCTCGACGACGGCCGGGTGCTCGCGGTGTCCGGGCTCGACGACGTCGGCGTCATCGACCCCGGCGACAACGAGATCTACGACCCGAAGACCAAGAAGTGGACCGACGGGCCCAAGCGCTACTTCCCGAGCTATCCGGCGCTGTTCCTCACCAAGGGCGGCAAGCTCTTCTACCCCGCGTCCAACGCCGGGTACGGGCCCGCGAACAAGGGGCGCAAGCCGGGCCTGTGGGACCTGGAGACCAACACCTTCACCAAGGTGCCGGGGCTCGCCGACCTCGACCAGACCGAGACGTCCGCCTCCGTGCTGCTTCCGCCCGCCCAGGACCAGAAGGTGATGATCCTCGGCGGGGGCGGCGTCGGCGAGTCGGACAAGGCCACGCGGCGCACGGCCGTGATCGACCTGAAGGAGGCCGACCCCTCCTTCAAGACCGGGCCGCGGCTGCCGCAGGGCACCCGCTATCTGAACAGCGTGATCATGCCGGACGACTCCGTGTTCACCACCAACGGCTCGTCCGACTACCGCGGCCGCAGCGGCAGCAACATCCTCAAGGCGCAGTTCTACGACCCCAAGGCCGACGGCGGGCGCGGCGCCTTCCGCACCGCGGCCGAGCCCACGGTGGGCCGCAACTACCACTCCGAGGCGCTGCTGCTGCCCGACGGGCGCGTGGCCACCTTCGGCTCCGACCCGCTCTTCGACAACGAACAGAACACCAAGCTGGGCCACTTCGAGCAGCGCATGGAGATCTTCACCCCGCCCACGCTGCACAAGGCGGGCAAGGACCGCCCCGTCCTCGGCGAGGGCCCCGAGGCCCTGCCCGCGGACGGCCGCGCCACCTTCCGCACGCCGCACCCCGAGAAGCTCGCCTCGGCCCGGCTCATGCGCCCGAGCGCGGTCACGCACACCACGGACGTCGAGCAGCGCTCCATCGCGCTCGGCCTGACGAAGGGCAAGGGCTCGGTGACGGTGGAGGTGCCGCGCGGCGACGCGGCGCTCGTGCCGCCCGGCTGGTACATGCTGTTCGTGACGGACGCCGACGGGGCCTCCTCCGAGGCCAAGTGGGTGCACGTCAAGTAG
- a CDS encoding methylmalonyl-CoA mutase family protein, producing the protein MDAHAIEEGRRRWQARYDAAKKRDADFTTLSGDPVEPAYGPRPGDAYEGFERIGWPGEYPFTRGLYPTGYRGRTWTIRQFAGFGNAEQTNERYKMILAAGGGGLSVAFDMPTLMGRDSDDPRSLGEVGHCGVAIDSAADMEVLFQDIPLGDVTTSMTISGPAVPAFCMYLVAAERQGVDPRVLNGTLQTDIFKEYIAQKEWLFEPEPHLRLIGDLMEHCAREIPAYKPLSVSGYHIREAGATAAQELAYTLADGFGYVELGLSRGLDVDVFAPGLSFFFDAHVDFFEEIAKFRAARRIWARWMKEVYGARTDKAQWLRFHTQTAGVSLTAQQPYNNVVRTAVEALAAVLGGTNSLHTNALDETLALPSEQAAEIALRTQQVLMEETGVANVADPLGGSWYVEQLTDRIEADAEKIFEQIKERGLRAHPDGQHPIGPITSGILRGIEDGWFTGEIAESAFRYQQSLEKGDKRVVGVNVHHGSVTGDLEILRVSHEVEREQVRLLADRKARRDDARVRGALDAMLAAARDGSNMIGPMLDAVRAEATLGEICGVLREEWGVYTEPAGF; encoded by the coding sequence ATGGACGCTCACGCCATCGAGGAGGGCCGCCGTCGCTGGCAGGCCCGGTACGACGCCGCGAAGAAGCGCGACGCCGATTTCACGACGCTCTCCGGTGACCCGGTCGAGCCTGCCTACGGGCCCCGGCCCGGGGACGCGTACGAGGGCTTCGAACGGATCGGATGGCCGGGCGAATATCCGTTCACGCGCGGCCTCTATCCGACGGGGTACCGGGGCCGCACCTGGACCATCCGCCAGTTCGCCGGCTTCGGCAACGCCGAGCAGACGAACGAGCGGTACAAGATGATCCTCGCCGCGGGCGGCGGCGGCCTCTCCGTCGCCTTCGACATGCCGACGCTGATGGGCCGCGACTCCGACGACCCGCGCTCCCTCGGCGAGGTCGGCCACTGCGGCGTCGCCATCGACTCGGCGGCCGACATGGAGGTCCTGTTCCAGGACATCCCGCTCGGCGACGTCACGACGTCGATGACGATCTCCGGCCCCGCCGTCCCCGCCTTCTGCATGTACCTGGTCGCCGCCGAGCGCCAGGGCGTCGACCCGCGCGTGCTGAACGGCACGCTCCAGACCGACATCTTCAAGGAGTACATCGCGCAGAAGGAGTGGCTCTTCGAGCCCGAGCCCCATCTGCGCCTCATCGGCGACCTCATGGAGCACTGCGCCCGCGAGATCCCCGCGTACAAGCCGCTCTCCGTCTCCGGCTACCACATCCGCGAGGCGGGCGCGACGGCCGCGCAGGAGCTGGCGTACACCCTGGCCGACGGCTTCGGGTACGTGGAGCTCGGCCTCAGCCGCGGCCTCGACGTGGACGTCTTCGCGCCCGGCCTGTCCTTCTTCTTCGACGCCCACGTCGACTTCTTCGAGGAGATCGCCAAGTTCCGCGCCGCGCGCCGGATCTGGGCCCGCTGGATGAAGGAGGTGTACGGCGCCAGGACCGACAAGGCGCAGTGGCTGCGCTTCCACACGCAGACGGCGGGCGTCTCCCTGACGGCCCAGCAGCCGTACAACAACGTCGTCCGCACGGCCGTCGAGGCCCTCGCCGCCGTGCTCGGCGGCACCAACTCCCTGCACACCAACGCCCTCGACGAGACCCTCGCGCTGCCCAGCGAGCAGGCCGCGGAGATCGCCCTGCGCACCCAGCAGGTCCTGATGGAGGAGACCGGCGTCGCCAACGTCGCGGACCCGCTGGGCGGTTCCTGGTACGTGGAGCAGCTCACCGACCGCATCGAGGCCGACGCCGAGAAGATCTTCGAGCAGATCAAGGAGCGTGGCCTTCGCGCCCACCCGGACGGGCAGCACCCCATCGGGCCCATCACCTCGGGCATCCTGCGCGGCATCGAGGACGGCTGGTTCACCGGGGAGATCGCCGAGTCCGCCTTCCGCTACCAGCAGTCCCTGGAGAAGGGCGACAAGCGGGTCGTCGGCGTCAACGTCCACCACGGGTCCGTGACCGGGGACCTGGAGATCCTGCGCGTCAGCCACGAGGTGGAGCGGGAGCAGGTGCGGCTGCTCGCCGACCGCAAGGCGCGGCGCGACGACGCCCGGGTGCGGGGCGCGCTCGACGCGATGCTCGCCGCTGCGCGGGACGGGTCCAACATGATCGGGCCCATGCTCGACGCGGTGCGGGCGGAGGCGACGCTCGGGGAGATCTGCGGGGTCCTCCGGGAGGAGTGGGGCGTCTACACGGAGCCCGCGGGCTTCTGA